The DNA segment ATTGATTATGTAGGAGGAGCAGGCGTAGATACGAGTCGGTCAATAGAGGATGTAACAGGAAGTTCATCCATAATAAGAAGTTCAGGATTCGCTTCTTACGGATCTGCACTTTTACCAAATGGAAGCGGAAGTATTACATTCATAGTGAGTAAGTACAATTCCGATTATCAGTTGCTGATTAGAGGGTTAAATGATGTGAAGCTAGATAAACCGCGTTTGGTCTTGAATGTGGAAACCTTTACCTCATACGCACAGAGTCTGGATAATTTCTTACCAAAATATTATAATACCTCACTTCTGGGAACTAAGAAATGGTATGTTCAGACGTATAACAGTAATAAGTATATCCAAATTTCCGGGAATAATGGTGGACTTGTAAAAACTCATTTTGCAATACCTGTGAATCTAACGACAAAAACTAAATTAGCGTTCAAAACTAATGCAGGATATTATAATGGAGACGTCTTAAAAGTTTATTGGTCTACAAACTATGATCCTGCAAATCCAACTGCAGCTACATTAAATGACATCACTTCGCAGTTCGACATTTCTAAAGGAAAGGTACCAGGAGCGGCTGGTTCTAACTACGAAAGTAGTTTCCGGTCTAGTGGGATCGGAAGCCTTGGTGGTTCCGGAAATGGATATATTGTTTTTGAATACAATGCAAATACACCAGGTGCAACTACGGTGATGCAACTAGATGATATAAGTATTTTTTAATGATTAAAATCCAAATAACCGAACCGTCTCTGAAAAGAGGCGGTTTTTTTATTTTTTAGTAAGGAATTTCCAAGATTTCCGTATTTGTCAGTTTATAAATCTCAAGAATTATTAATATTCATTTTAATTAAGACAAATTAGTCCGAATTAAAAATATTTTATATCTT comes from the Chryseobacterium sp. SNU WT5 genome and includes:
- a CDS encoding DUF5689 domain-containing protein, which codes for MNFKKYFKTAFVIALAVITVSSCVDKDEWETPPINCNNKFAAPTISLANFVAMAPSNGYILISNDVIFDGYIISSDENGNFYKTISFQDKPENPTVGLQMEVDRASNYADFPVGTHIRINANGLRLGTDRGTVKLGSVDPNFDIGRIPGVLFSKYISAVCNGSGMEVVPIKPKELSSLSDAMKVDNLNTLVSVPNVQFTSDNFSPATKAYIDYVGGAGVDTSRSIEDVTGSSSIIRSSGFASYGSALLPNGSGSITFIVSKYNSDYQLLIRGLNDVKLDKPRLVLNVETFTSYAQSLDNFLPKYYNTSLLGTKKWYVQTYNSNKYIQISGNNGGLVKTHFAIPVNLTTKTKLAFKTNAGYYNGDVLKVYWSTNYDPANPTAATLNDITSQFDISKGKVPGAAGSNYESSFRSSGIGSLGGSGNGYIVFEYNANTPGATTVMQLDDISIF